From Micromonospora rifamycinica, a single genomic window includes:
- a CDS encoding PP2C family protein-serine/threonine phosphatase, translating into MTSGGEAQARRVLTEAPADLLLDRLADELARSHRITGVELFQVDYRLSVLLPLGDGEPLTAPGHPAWRCFDHQQPVLVDGTGWFPVGMRGERRGVLRLSPVPDDRTTVGELTRIATALGHELAAVTAGTDVYRASRRARRLTLAAEMQWELLPGRSRDRPSFRLAGQLEPAYAVRGDSFDWSDDGDRLWLSTINGTGEGVAASMLTALATHALRNARRGGLDLADQVALADQAIYALHRGEQHLSALVMELDLASGVLTVVDAGSPRLVLLRGGEVSEQTLDKQFPLGMFEDTDYRAQRFDLRRDDRLFVLSDGVIDATDQHVRYGETALDRFLRRTGPMTPLDAVRSLIGDLRAFVAGDLIDDAVVVCLDWTGPQP; encoded by the coding sequence ATGACCAGCGGAGGCGAGGCCCAGGCCCGCCGGGTGCTGACCGAGGCACCGGCGGACCTGTTGCTGGACCGGCTCGCCGACGAGCTGGCACGGTCCCACCGGATCACCGGGGTGGAGCTGTTCCAGGTCGACTACCGGCTGTCGGTGCTGCTGCCGCTCGGGGACGGCGAGCCGCTGACCGCACCCGGCCACCCGGCCTGGCGCTGCTTCGACCACCAGCAGCCGGTGCTCGTCGACGGCACCGGCTGGTTCCCGGTCGGGATGCGGGGTGAACGGCGCGGAGTGCTGCGGTTGAGCCCGGTGCCGGACGACCGGACGACCGTCGGGGAGCTGACCCGCATCGCCACCGCCCTGGGGCACGAGCTGGCCGCGGTCACCGCCGGCACCGACGTCTACCGCGCCTCCCGCCGAGCCCGCCGGCTCACCCTGGCCGCCGAGATGCAGTGGGAGCTGCTGCCGGGGCGCAGTCGGGACCGGCCCTCGTTCCGCCTCGCCGGCCAGCTCGAACCGGCGTACGCGGTGCGCGGGGACAGCTTCGACTGGTCCGACGACGGTGACCGGTTGTGGTTGTCGACCATCAACGGCACGGGTGAGGGGGTGGCCGCCTCGATGCTCACCGCACTGGCCACCCACGCCCTGCGCAACGCGCGCCGGGGCGGGCTCGACCTCGCCGACCAGGTTGCCCTGGCCGACCAGGCGATCTACGCCCTGCACCGGGGCGAGCAGCACCTGTCCGCCCTGGTGATGGAGCTGGACCTGGCCTCCGGGGTGTTGACGGTGGTGGACGCCGGCTCGCCGAGGCTGGTGCTGCTGCGGGGCGGCGAGGTCAGCGAGCAGACGCTGGACAAGCAGTTCCCGCTGGGCATGTTCGAGGACACCGACTACCGGGCGCAGCGCTTCGACCTGCGCCGTGACGACCGGCTCTTCGTGCTCAGCGACGGTGTGATCGACGCGACCGACCAGCACGTCCGCTACGGGGAGACGGCGCTGGACCGTTTCCTACGGCGGACCGGCCCGATGACGCCGTTGGACGCGGTCCGCTCGCTCATCGGCGACCTGCGCGCCTTCGTCGCCGGTGACCTGATCGACGACGCGGTGGTGGTCTGCCTGGACTGGACCGGCCCGCAGCCGTGA
- a CDS encoding MarR family winged helix-turn-helix transcriptional regulator, with protein MVAELDAATGALLSVWEAARESTTSRLSSAQLRAVMAVERHDGINLRRLATLLDMLLSSASRLCDRLVAAGMLEREPGRVDRREIALHLTPEAARLLAELRRDRRQRLAEVLAEMSGEGRQALLHGLVEFDRVARARKRGTGPVADFRAAASPPVRPRRSPDGPSAVRSA; from the coding sequence ATGGTCGCCGAGCTGGACGCCGCGACGGGAGCCCTGCTGTCCGTCTGGGAGGCGGCCCGGGAGAGCACCACCAGCCGGCTGTCCAGCGCGCAGCTGCGCGCCGTCATGGCGGTCGAACGGCACGACGGGATCAACCTGCGCCGGCTCGCCACCCTGCTGGACATGCTGCTCTCGTCGGCGAGCCGGCTCTGCGACCGGTTGGTCGCCGCCGGCATGTTGGAGCGGGAGCCGGGTCGGGTGGACCGGCGGGAGATCGCCCTGCACCTGACCCCGGAGGCGGCTCGCCTCCTCGCCGAGCTGCGCCGGGACCGCCGGCAGCGGCTCGCCGAGGTGCTGGCCGAGATGAGCGGCGAGGGACGACAGGCGTTGCTGCACGGTCTGGTGGAGTTCGACCGGGTGGCGCGGGCGCGCAAGCGGGGCACCGGCCCGGTGGCCGACTTCCGGGCGGCGGCGTCCCCGCCGGTCCGTCCCCGCCGTTCCCCGGACGGCCCGTCGGCGGTCCGCTCGGCCTGA
- a CDS encoding lactonase family protein, with protein sequence MGGRGEGIVAARRDPESGRLTPLGTVAVTPAPSFLVRHPARPVLYAVNELPEGQVSAFDVDPDGGLTPLGVWSTGGAEPAHLAVAPDGGHLFVANYGGGSVAVLPLDARGVPGERTDLLVHQGHGPDPERQEQAHCHMVSPDPGGGPLLAVDLGTDSIYRYDLDAVTGRLVPRDPRVRTVPGTGPRHLARHPDGRRCWLAGELDATVTAYQLTDEATLHQRGRVDASARTGHVQPSEILVGPDGRFLYLGNRGVGTVAVFALDGELPRLVDEVETGGEWPRHFALTGGHLYVADERADMIRVFWVDPDSGVPSPVGEPVSVPSPTCVLP encoded by the coding sequence ATGGGTGGACGCGGGGAGGGTATCGTCGCCGCCCGGCGGGATCCGGAGTCGGGAAGGCTGACCCCGCTCGGCACGGTCGCGGTGACCCCGGCGCCGTCCTTCCTCGTGCGGCATCCCGCCCGGCCGGTGCTGTACGCGGTCAACGAGCTGCCCGAGGGGCAGGTCAGCGCCTTCGACGTCGACCCCGACGGCGGCCTGACCCCGCTGGGGGTGTGGTCCACCGGGGGCGCCGAGCCGGCCCACCTGGCGGTCGCCCCCGACGGCGGGCACCTCTTCGTCGCCAACTACGGCGGGGGCAGCGTCGCCGTCCTGCCGCTGGACGCCCGGGGGGTGCCCGGGGAGCGCACCGACCTGCTGGTCCACCAGGGGCACGGCCCGGATCCGGAGCGTCAGGAGCAGGCGCACTGCCACATGGTGTCGCCCGACCCCGGCGGCGGCCCGCTGCTCGCCGTCGACCTGGGCACCGATTCGATCTACCGGTACGACCTGGACGCCGTCACCGGCCGGCTCGTCCCGCGTGATCCCCGGGTACGGACGGTCCCCGGCACCGGCCCCCGTCATCTGGCCCGGCACCCGGACGGGCGGCGCTGCTGGCTCGCCGGTGAGCTGGACGCGACGGTGACCGCCTACCAGCTGACCGACGAGGCGACGCTGCACCAGCGGGGGCGGGTGGACGCCAGCGCGCGGACCGGTCACGTCCAGCCGTCGGAGATCCTGGTCGGGCCGGACGGCCGGTTCCTCTACCTGGGCAACCGCGGGGTGGGCACGGTGGCGGTCTTCGCCCTCGACGGGGAGCTGCCCCGACTGGTCGACGAGGTGGAGACCGGCGGGGAGTGGCCCCGGCACTTCGCGCTGACCGGCGGGCACCTCTATGTGGCCGACGAGCGGGCTGACATGATCCGGGTGTTTTGGGTCGACCCCGACTCGGGCGTGCCGTCACCGGTGGGCGAGCCGGTGTCCGTTCCCAGCCCGACCTGCGTGCTGCCCTGA
- a CDS encoding sugar transferase, with protein MTSATLSTPVRTPSSAPGGRSTGTRSRVSQRSYVRTLVVLDTAVLSFAVLAGYATRFGDAVPRGSEIPYVLVAPALVLVWLISLKALRCYDDRVLGYGADEYRRVSGASLRLAGGVAIAGYIFDVGVSRGFLGISFAVGTVGLVATRFAARKALHRARCRGDGWSRRVLVVGDTAHVLELVHTLRREPYAGYAVVGACIPDALLAPVPQRLSDVPVVGSLRGIPEAACAIGADTVAVTASGELTATRLRRLGWQLEGTGIDLVVAPALTDVAGPRIHTRPVAGLPLIHVEAPEFRGARKVVKEFVDRSAAALALALLLPLVAVIALAVKLDSRGPVLFRQTRVGQGGREFGVLKFRTMVVNADALLAELVARNETNGLMFKMRDDPRVTRIGRLLRKWSLDELPQLVNVLLGQMSLVGPRPPLPSEVARYDGDVARRLLVKPGMTGLWQVSGRSDLSWEDGIRLDLYYVENWSLAADLTILWKTFGAVLRGRGAY; from the coding sequence GTGACCTCGGCGACGCTGTCCACGCCTGTCCGCACCCCGTCGTCGGCGCCCGGTGGCCGGTCGACGGGTACCCGGTCCCGGGTGAGCCAACGGAGCTACGTACGAACGCTGGTGGTGCTGGACACCGCCGTGCTGTCGTTCGCCGTCCTCGCCGGCTACGCCACCCGGTTCGGCGACGCGGTGCCGCGCGGCTCCGAGATCCCGTACGTGCTGGTCGCGCCGGCCCTGGTGCTGGTCTGGCTGATCTCGCTGAAGGCGCTGCGCTGCTACGACGACCGGGTGCTCGGCTACGGCGCGGACGAGTACCGCCGGGTCAGCGGGGCCAGTTTGCGACTGGCCGGCGGGGTGGCCATCGCCGGCTACATCTTCGACGTCGGGGTCTCCCGGGGCTTCCTCGGCATCTCCTTCGCCGTCGGCACGGTGGGCCTGGTGGCCACCCGGTTCGCCGCTCGCAAGGCACTGCACCGGGCCCGCTGCCGGGGCGACGGTTGGTCCCGCCGGGTCCTGGTGGTGGGGGACACCGCGCACGTGCTGGAGCTGGTGCACACCCTGCGGCGGGAGCCCTACGCCGGCTACGCCGTGGTCGGCGCGTGCATCCCCGACGCCCTGCTCGCCCCGGTGCCGCAGCGGCTCAGCGACGTACCGGTGGTGGGCTCCCTGCGGGGCATCCCGGAGGCGGCCTGCGCGATCGGCGCGGACACCGTGGCGGTCACCGCGTCCGGTGAGCTGACCGCGACCCGGCTGCGCCGGCTGGGCTGGCAGTTGGAGGGCACCGGAATCGACCTGGTCGTCGCGCCCGCCCTCACCGACGTCGCCGGTCCCCGGATCCACACCCGGCCGGTGGCCGGTCTGCCGCTGATCCACGTCGAGGCGCCCGAGTTCCGGGGTGCCCGCAAGGTGGTCAAGGAGTTCGTCGACCGGTCCGCCGCCGCGCTGGCGCTGGCGCTGCTGCTGCCGCTGGTGGCGGTGATCGCGCTGGCCGTCAAGCTGGACAGCCGGGGGCCGGTGCTGTTCCGGCAGACCCGGGTGGGGCAGGGCGGCCGGGAGTTCGGGGTGCTGAAGTTCCGCACCATGGTGGTCAACGCCGACGCCCTCCTCGCCGAGCTGGTCGCCCGCAACGAGACCAACGGGCTGATGTTCAAGATGCGCGACGACCCGCGGGTCACCCGGATCGGGCGGCTGCTGCGCAAGTGGTCGCTCGACGAGCTGCCCCAACTGGTCAACGTGTTGCTCGGTCAGATGAGCCTGGTCGGCCCCCGCCCGCCGCTGCCCTCCGAGGTGGCCCGCTACGACGGCGACGTGGCCCGCCGGCTGCTGGTCAAGCCCGGCATGACCGGCCTCTGGCAGGTCAGTGGCCGGTCCGACCTGAGCTGGGAGGACGGCATCCGGCTGGATCTCTACTACGTGGAGAACTGGTCGCTCGCCGCCGACCTGACCATCCTGTGGAAGACCTTCGGCGCGGTGCTGCGGGGCCGCGGGGCCTACTGA
- a CDS encoding DUF742 domain-containing protein, with protein sequence MRAEQPGSQHEWLDAAAGPVVRPYTLTGGRVRPAVGGFDLVAFVLAASSVDPYGQSGLQPEHRRLVECARQPVAVVDLAADLDLALGVVQVLLGDLIARGLVTVHQPPAAAGLPDDDILKAVVSGLRAL encoded by the coding sequence ATGCGGGCTGAGCAGCCGGGTTCCCAGCACGAGTGGCTGGACGCCGCGGCCGGCCCGGTCGTCCGCCCGTACACCCTCACCGGCGGTCGGGTGCGGCCCGCCGTCGGTGGCTTCGACCTGGTGGCCTTCGTCCTGGCCGCGAGCAGTGTCGACCCGTACGGCCAGTCGGGTCTGCAACCGGAGCACCGCCGGCTGGTGGAGTGCGCCCGGCAGCCGGTGGCGGTCGTGGATCTCGCCGCCGACCTGGACCTCGCCCTCGGGGTGGTCCAGGTCCTCCTCGGTGACCTGATCGCCCGCGGGCTGGTCACCGTGCACCAACCGCCGGCCGCCGCCGGCCTTCCCGACGACGACATTCTCAAGGCGGTGGTCAGTGGACTACGTGCGCTCTGA
- a CDS encoding VWA domain-containing protein, with product MRTSIRGAGAAAAATALVVVVGGSWVGYQQLAGPSCSGEIQLGVAAAPEVAPAVEGAAAQWVADGAAVGGTCIKVNVTASEPVEVAAAVASKHGASLAGVGQASGTAVTPDVWIPDSSTWLLRLKSGGATAFAPGNGASIARSPVVVAVPQPVATTKFGWPDKKLTWNDMLRAVRSDKPLRAGIVEPTQDAAGLSGLLSLTAAASGGGGDAQQATTAALRALATGRSALRQDLLARFPRSNDPTSIASALGAAALSEEDVIAYNNTKPPIPLAALYLEPSPMPLDYPYAVLPGIDQAKSSAAKVLFELLTTQGFKNRLAVQSLRAPDGNWGDGFKAPPGAPSPAGGGTAVPPSGGTAAGGLDPVAIDRAVSGWSIATQSGRMLCVIDVSGSMKTPVPSANNASREQVTVAAASRGLNLFDDSWSIGLWTFSTELVGSRDWREIEPINPLSGNRGKLEQGLAGIRPSSGDTGLYDTMLAAYKNVRDGWEPGRVNSVVLFTDGKNEDKNGISQSALVSRLKELNDPERPVQVVIIGIGSEVSKTELQSITNVTGGGAFVTEDPSKIGDIFLKAIALRPNAPR from the coding sequence ATGCGAACAAGTATCCGTGGAGCAGGCGCCGCCGCGGCGGCGACCGCGCTCGTCGTCGTGGTCGGCGGCTCCTGGGTCGGTTACCAGCAGTTGGCCGGACCGTCCTGTTCCGGTGAGATCCAGCTCGGCGTGGCCGCCGCGCCCGAGGTCGCCCCGGCCGTCGAGGGGGCGGCGGCCCAGTGGGTGGCCGACGGGGCGGCGGTCGGTGGCACCTGCATCAAGGTGAACGTCACCGCCTCCGAGCCGGTCGAGGTGGCCGCCGCGGTGGCCAGCAAGCACGGGGCCAGCCTCGCCGGGGTGGGGCAGGCGAGCGGCACCGCGGTCACCCCCGACGTCTGGATCCCCGACTCGTCGACCTGGCTGCTGCGCCTCAAGAGCGGCGGCGCCACCGCGTTCGCCCCGGGCAACGGGGCCTCGATCGCCCGCAGCCCGGTCGTGGTGGCCGTGCCGCAGCCGGTGGCCACCACCAAGTTCGGCTGGCCCGACAAGAAGCTCACCTGGAACGACATGCTGCGGGCCGTCCGCAGCGACAAGCCGCTGCGGGCCGGCATCGTCGAGCCCACCCAGGACGCCGCCGGGCTCTCCGGCCTGCTCTCCCTGACCGCCGCCGCCAGTGGTGGTGGCGGCGACGCCCAGCAGGCCACCACGGCCGCCCTGCGGGCGCTGGCCACCGGCCGTTCCGCACTGCGGCAGGACCTGCTGGCCCGGTTCCCGCGCTCCAACGACCCGACGTCCATCGCCAGCGCGCTCGGTGCCGCCGCGCTCTCCGAGGAAGACGTCATCGCGTACAACAACACCAAGCCGCCGATCCCGCTGGCCGCGCTCTACCTGGAGCCGTCGCCGATGCCGTTGGACTACCCGTACGCGGTGCTGCCCGGGATCGACCAGGCCAAGTCGTCGGCCGCGAAGGTGCTCTTCGAACTGCTCACCACGCAGGGCTTCAAGAACCGGCTGGCCGTCCAGTCGTTGCGCGCCCCGGACGGCAACTGGGGTGACGGCTTCAAGGCCCCGCCGGGTGCGCCGAGCCCGGCCGGTGGCGGTACGGCGGTGCCCCCGTCGGGCGGGACCGCCGCCGGTGGCCTGGACCCGGTGGCCATAGACCGTGCGGTCTCCGGCTGGTCGATCGCCACCCAGTCCGGGCGGATGCTCTGCGTCATCGACGTCTCCGGCTCGATGAAGACCCCCGTCCCGTCGGCCAACAACGCCAGCCGGGAACAGGTGACCGTGGCGGCGGCCAGCCGGGGCCTGAACCTGTTCGACGACTCCTGGTCGATCGGGCTGTGGACCTTCTCCACCGAGCTGGTCGGCTCGCGGGACTGGCGGGAGATCGAGCCGATCAACCCGCTCTCCGGCAACCGGGGCAAGCTGGAGCAGGGGCTCGCCGGCATCCGCCCGTCCAGCGGCGACACCGGCCTGTACGACACCATGCTGGCGGCCTACAAGAACGTCCGGGACGGCTGGGAGCCCGGCCGGGTGAACTCGGTGGTGCTCTTCACCGACGGCAAGAACGAGGACAAGAACGGCATCTCGCAGTCCGCTCTGGTCAGTCGGCTCAAGGAGCTCAACGACCCGGAGCGGCCGGTGCAGGTGGTCATTATCGGTATCGGTAGCGAGGTCTCCAAGACCGAACTCCAATCGATCACCAACGTCACCGGTGGCGGCGCGTTCGTCACCGAGGACCCGTCCAAGATCGGTGACATCTTCCTGAAGGCCATCGCGTTGCGTCCTAACGCACCCCGCTGA
- a CDS encoding roadblock/LC7 domain-containing protein: MVHTTRQNADLGWLLDELVDRVPAARQAVVLSADGLLLGASAGLERSDAEHLCALASGFSSLAKGASRQLAAGGVRQTVVEMEEAYLFVTAAGQGACLAVACAADADIGLVAYEMAMLVVRVGENLTAPTRAAAGIADAG, from the coding sequence GTGGTGCACACGACACGGCAGAACGCCGACCTCGGCTGGTTGCTCGACGAACTGGTGGACCGGGTGCCGGCGGCCCGGCAGGCGGTGGTCCTCTCCGCCGACGGCCTGCTGCTCGGCGCGTCCGCCGGGCTGGAACGCTCGGACGCCGAGCACCTCTGTGCGCTGGCGTCGGGCTTCTCCAGCCTGGCCAAGGGGGCCAGCCGGCAGCTCGCCGCCGGGGGCGTCCGGCAGACGGTGGTGGAGATGGAGGAGGCGTACCTCTTCGTGACCGCCGCCGGGCAGGGTGCCTGCCTGGCGGTGGCCTGCGCGGCGGACGCCGACATCGGCCTGGTGGCGTACGAGATGGCGATGCTGGTCGTCCGGGTCGGCGAGAACCTGACCGCACCGACCAGAGCGGCGGCGGGGATCGCCGATGCGGGCTGA
- a CDS encoding GTP-binding protein: MDYVRSDRDSSAGRLPLALKILIAGGFGAGKTTLVSALSEVRPLQTEEVLTDAGIGTDDLSGVEGKSTTTVAMDFGRITITDDLQVYLFGTPGQDRFWFLWDELAFGALGAVVLADTRRLADCFPSIDYFEQRGIPFVVGVNCFEDTRRFGAEAVRQALDIEPDVPVVLCDARDRQSGKLVLISLVEHVARQRGEPVPVG, translated from the coding sequence GTGGACTACGTGCGCTCTGATCGCGACTCCTCAGCGGGCCGGCTCCCCCTGGCTCTCAAGATCCTCATTGCCGGTGGCTTCGGTGCCGGCAAGACGACGCTGGTGAGTGCGCTCAGCGAGGTACGGCCGTTGCAGACCGAGGAGGTGCTGACCGACGCCGGCATCGGCACCGACGACCTCTCCGGGGTGGAGGGGAAGTCGACCACCACGGTGGCGATGGACTTCGGTCGGATCACCATCACCGACGATCTCCAGGTCTACCTGTTCGGCACCCCGGGGCAGGACCGGTTCTGGTTCCTCTGGGACGAGTTGGCCTTCGGCGCGCTCGGCGCGGTGGTGCTGGCCGACACCCGCCGGCTGGCCGACTGCTTCCCGTCGATCGACTACTTCGAGCAGCGTGGCATCCCGTTCGTGGTTGGGGTCAACTGCTTCGAGGACACCCGCCGGTTCGGCGCCGAAGCGGTCCGGCAGGCGCTGGACATCGAACCGGATGTGCCGGTGGTGCTCTGCGACGCGCGGGACCGGCAGTCCGGCAAACTGGTGTTGATCTCGCTGGTGGAGCACGTGGCCCGGCAGCGCGGCGAACCGGTGCCGGTAGGCTGA
- a CDS encoding sensor histidine kinase — MDTRDWPIRAKLTALVVTPVAALLALWIFATTLTFGPALDLLAARTLLADFGRPGERVVAELQRERRASVIQLAGTDTLPALAEQRRRTDEAIVELRRRMDSEALRDAAGDLLDARLTALGAALEALPAGRGFIDRRQVDRAGVIGLYSGMISSAFQAFAATAALPDAELNRQALALTAIGRSRELLGQTDAVLAGALVTGRFTEGEHLRLVRTIANERFLAETAVADLPPAGRAAYQRLVAGEAFVRLRTMQERVLSAGPSAAPPVDAREWQTSQEAVQQELRDFELSQADRLAERSVPVAVTILVRLGVAGVLGLAAIVVSLLVAFRVGRTLARRLTAVRGAALELAEHRLPDVVARLRRGEQVDVAREAPPLSYGADEIGDVSRAFTDVSRVAVRSAIDEVTLRRGLNEVFLNLARRSQGLVHRQLAVLDRMERRAEDPDELAELFRVDHLATRLRRHAEDLVILAGAAPGRGWRQPVALLDVLRGATSEVEAYERVDIGRVEPAGLLGRAVADVIHLLAELIENATAFSPPERRVEVTGTATVDGYLVEIVDHGLGMSPQAVEDANRRLATPPEFDPADSARLGLFVVSRLAARHDVGVTLRAGMPVGLTALVRLPADLITEEPEISPPARDRPATSVSRLTTLPRPPRTAPDRAEQTALPFAPAGTSSVEAAVDGDSLPRRVRRRGPAARPRTPAGHDTPSARSPEEVRRQMSALQAGTARGRLDSSGVHPVSTARPGPAGGDPGRAGDAGPPLPPSGDAGASPPPSGPAATPDSTATERDA, encoded by the coding sequence ATGGACACCCGCGACTGGCCGATCCGCGCCAAGCTGACCGCCCTGGTCGTCACCCCGGTGGCCGCCCTGCTGGCGCTCTGGATCTTCGCCACCACGCTGACCTTCGGGCCGGCGCTGGATCTGCTCGCCGCCCGTACCCTGCTGGCGGACTTCGGCCGCCCCGGCGAACGGGTGGTGGCCGAGCTGCAACGCGAGCGCCGGGCCTCGGTGATCCAACTGGCCGGCACCGACACTCTGCCCGCCCTCGCCGAGCAGCGGCGACGGACCGACGAGGCGATCGTCGAGCTGCGTCGGCGGATGGATAGCGAGGCGCTCCGCGACGCGGCCGGCGACCTGCTCGACGCCCGGCTCACCGCGCTCGGGGCCGCTCTGGAGGCGCTGCCGGCCGGTCGGGGCTTCATCGACCGCCGACAGGTCGACCGGGCCGGCGTGATCGGCCTGTACAGCGGCATGATCTCGTCGGCGTTCCAGGCGTTCGCCGCCACCGCGGCCCTGCCCGACGCCGAGCTGAACCGGCAGGCGCTCGCCCTGACCGCGATCGGCCGTTCCCGCGAGCTGCTCGGCCAGACCGACGCGGTGCTGGCCGGCGCGCTGGTCACCGGCCGGTTCACCGAGGGGGAGCACCTGCGGCTGGTCCGGACCATCGCCAACGAGAGGTTCCTCGCCGAGACGGCCGTGGCCGACCTGCCGCCCGCCGGTCGGGCCGCCTACCAGCGGCTGGTGGCGGGGGAGGCGTTCGTCCGGCTGCGCACCATGCAGGAGCGGGTGCTGAGCGCCGGCCCGTCCGCCGCCCCGCCGGTCGACGCGCGGGAGTGGCAGACCAGTCAGGAGGCGGTCCAGCAGGAGCTGCGCGACTTCGAGCTGAGCCAGGCCGACCGGCTGGCCGAGCGCTCCGTGCCGGTCGCCGTGACGATCCTGGTCCGGCTCGGTGTCGCCGGGGTGCTGGGGCTGGCCGCGATCGTGGTCTCGCTGCTGGTCGCCTTCCGGGTCGGCCGGACGCTGGCCCGCCGGTTGACCGCGGTACGCGGGGCCGCGCTGGAGCTGGCCGAGCACCGGCTGCCCGACGTGGTGGCCCGGTTGCGCCGGGGCGAGCAGGTCGACGTGGCCCGGGAGGCCCCGCCGCTGTCCTACGGCGCGGACGAGATCGGCGACGTCAGCCGGGCGTTCACCGACGTCAGCCGGGTGGCGGTCCGGTCGGCGATCGACGAGGTGACGCTGCGCCGGGGGTTGAACGAGGTCTTCCTCAACCTCGCCCGGCGCAGCCAGGGGCTGGTGCACCGGCAGCTCGCCGTGCTCGACCGGATGGAGCGCCGCGCCGAGGATCCGGACGAGCTGGCCGAGCTGTTCCGGGTCGACCACCTGGCCACCCGGCTGCGCCGGCACGCCGAGGACCTGGTCATCCTGGCCGGGGCCGCGCCGGGGCGGGGCTGGCGACAGCCGGTCGCCCTGCTGGACGTGCTGCGGGGCGCGACCTCCGAGGTCGAGGCGTACGAGCGGGTGGACATCGGTCGGGTCGAGCCGGCCGGGCTGCTCGGCCGGGCCGTCGCCGACGTCATCCACCTGCTCGCCGAGCTGATCGAGAACGCCACCGCGTTCTCGCCGCCGGAGCGCCGGGTCGAGGTGACCGGGACGGCGACGGTCGACGGCTACCTGGTCGAGATCGTCGACCACGGGCTCGGGATGTCCCCGCAGGCCGTCGAGGACGCCAACCGCCGACTGGCCACGCCGCCGGAGTTCGACCCGGCCGACAGCGCCCGGCTCGGCCTGTTCGTGGTGTCCCGGCTGGCCGCCCGGCACGACGTCGGGGTCACCCTGCGCGCCGGGATGCCGGTCGGGCTCACCGCGCTGGTGCGCCTCCCGGCCGACCTGATCACCGAGGAACCGGAGATCTCCCCGCCGGCCCGGGACCGGCCGGCGACGTCGGTGTCCCGGCTGACCACCCTGCCCCGGCCGCCCCGCACCGCCCCGGACCGGGCGGAGCAGACTGCGCTGCCGTTCGCCCCGGCCGGTACCTCGTCGGTGGAGGCCGCCGTCGACGGTGACAGCCTGCCCCGGCGGGTCCGGCGGCGCGGGCCGGCGGCCCGGCCGCGTACCCCGGCCGGGCACGACACGCCCAGCGCCCGGTCGCCCGAGGAGGTGCGGCGGCAGATGTCGGCCCTCCAGGCCGGCACCGCCCGGGGACGCCTGGACAGCAGCGGCGTCCACCCGGTGTCGACGGCCCGGCCCGGCCCGGCCGGCGGCGACCCGGGGCGGGCCGGCGACGCCGGGCCACCCCTGCCGCCTTCCGGCGACGCCGGAGCATCCCCGCCGCCTTCCGGCCCGGCGGCGACGCCCGATTCGACCGCGACTGAGAGGGACGCCTAG